In Odontesthes bonariensis isolate fOdoBon6 chromosome 6, fOdoBon6.hap1, whole genome shotgun sequence, one genomic interval encodes:
- the LOC142382839 gene encoding monocarboxylate transporter 13, which yields MKSRRAGPPDEGYGWVVVVSAFFTMGLTAAVLKNYGHFFLEIQSHFGVLTSTTSWITSTTIAMFHIAAPVASALTLRFSQRVVMMIGGLLCTLGLLLASLDLSLPWLYLTMGILEGTGISFSWIPAMSMVSHYFARWRPIAYAIASSGECVFAVVFSPFFKWLIEMYGWQGALLLIGGLQLNICVCGALMRPLETSHRSTEEGKDSLEDDALPSERKRIFQCSLLKKTELLLYILFAIFAAAGFFIPTLFLVPFANSLGIDEYWPAFILSVLAVADLVGRLFCGWFANMRFVRNLQLLCIVATLLGVILLLFPISHNYWAILVFASLYGFLFGCVVAIHVTSIVDIVTLEGFESGLGLLMLFRSIGGFVGPPAGGWLVDQTGDYSSAFYLAGFCLISSAVFVLLVDHLIQKRKALQDEV from the exons ATGAAGTCCAGAAGAGCCGGGCCTCCTGATGAGGGTTACGGCTGGGTAGTGGTCGTAtcagcctttttcaccatgggTCTTACCGCTGCTGTGCTCAAAAATTACGGACACTTCTTCCTGGAAATCCAGAGCCACTTTGGAGTCCTGACCAGCACAACCTCCTGGATTACCTCCACAACAATTGCCATGTTTCACATTGCAG CTCCAGTAGCCAGTGCTCTGACCTTACGGTTTTCTCAGAGAGTGGTGATGATGATCGGGGGTCTGCTGTGCACTTTGGGGTTGTTGTTGGCTTCCCTGGACCTCAGTCTGCCTTGGCTCTACCTCACCATGGGCATCCTGGAAG gAACAGGCATTTCCTTCTCATGGATCCCTGCCATGAGTATGGTGAGCCACTACTTTGCACGATGGCGTCCCATCGCCTATGCCATTGCCAGCTCAGGGGAGTGTGTCTTTGCTGTCGTATTCAGTCCCTTCTTCAAGTGGCTCATTGAGATGTACGGCTGGCAGGGTGCTTTGCTCCTCATTGGGGGCCTTCAGTTGAACATCTGCGTGTGCGGTGCGCTCATGAGACCCCTGGAGACGAGCCACAGGTCAACAGAAGAAGGCAAAGACAGTCTGGAGGACGATGCGCTCCCATCTGAAAGAAAGAGGATCTTCCAGTGTTCCCTcctgaaaaaaactgaactgcttCTCTATATCCTGTTTGCAATCTTTGCAGCCGCAGGCTTTTTCATCCCCACTCTCTTTCTGGTGCCCTTCGCCAACAGCTTGGGGATTGATGAGTACTGGCCAGCCTTCATCCTGTCTGTGCTGGCAGTAGCAGACCTGGTCGGGCGGTTGTTCTGCGGGTGGTTTGCCAACATGAGGTTTGTGAGGAACCTGCAGCTGCTCTGCATCGTGGCCACTCTGCTCGGGGTCATCTTACTCCTGTTCCCCATCAGCCACAACTACTGGGCCATCCTGGTCTTTGCCTCGCTCTACGGCTTCCTGTTCGGCTGCGTGGTGGCCATACATGTCACCTCTATCGTGGACATTGTGACCCTGGAGGGATTCGAGAGCGGTCTGGGCCTCTTAATGCTGTTCAGGAGCATCGGAGGCTTCGTAGGTCCGCCTGCAGGAG GCTGGCTGGTGGACCAGACAGGTGACTACAGCTCTGCCTTCTACCTCGCAGGCTTCTGCCTCATTTCATCAGCGGTGTTTGTCCTCCTGGTGGACCACCTGATCCAGAAGAGGAAAGCTTTGCAGGATGAAGTGTAG